From the genome of Pseudomonas bubulae:
ATGCCTGTGAGCCAGTCGTGGAACAACTTTGCGATTGAGCGGGCTTGAGCCCGGCTTTCCAGGGCGTGTACTCGACGCGATAAAACGCGCTGCTCATGCCCTGGGTGTTGGGCACAAAGCCCGGCATGGCGCTCAAGTCCAGTTGCTTGCAGCGCTGAACCAGTCCTGCAAGTAACCCATCGTCATGCCTGAACTCAGAAGGGCGCATGGCGTGCGGATCAAGGCTGGCGGCACATTCGCGCACCTGGCCGGTGCTGTCAGTCATCATCATCAGCGTGGCGACACCAATGCTGTCGATGGGCATCGGCGCGAGCAGTTGCTTGAACAAAAAGTCGTTTTGCGCCTTGTCCTGCAAGGCCGCATCGCGCCGTGCCCGGGTCTCGGGGGAAAGCCCAACCAATGGATACACCAGAACCGGCGCCACGACACTTGCCGTCTTGCTCTTGGGGTCGATCAGTGACGAGGGCAGCTCGGGGAACACCGCTGTCCAGCAGATCGACCGCAGGTCCAGGGCCAGCTTGCGATTGTAGGGGTAAACCCTGGCATCCACTTTCTTGTTGGGTTGAGTGCCGCAGCCAATGATGCGGTTCTTGTCATCGAGGGTCAGCATCAGATTGAAACTGCCATCGCGCCCTTGGGCATTAGCCAGGTCGCCCTCACGGGCGAGCACACTGCTGATCAGTTTTTCATACACACCGCGTTGTACCGCCTGCTCCTTTTCCTGGGCTTGGGTGAGCTTGGGCGGGCTATCGGGGTCAATGGTCGCTGACTGGCAACCTGCAAGCAGCACCGCTGTCAGGGCGAGGGGGAAAGAGGGTTTGAACATGACGATCCTTGTGCGAGAGGCTAGCCGGTGAAGTCCTTGCCGTTTTTTAAACGGCGGGCAGTTTATCGCATTCAAGGTGTTTATTGCAGTTGGGTTGTATTCGCGTTAGCGCAGGGGCTGCGCTTTACCACACAGCGCAACAGCCCCCTACTTTAACCTTGCGGATGCCAGCCCAACTGACTTGAAACCTGCTGCGAGGCTTCCATCAGTTGTTTGACGTAGTCCTGTTTCAGTTCCTCACGAAAGCGAAAGCACGGGAAGGATACGCTCATGCCGCCAATCACATGGCCGAAACGGTCGCGGATGGGGGCTGATAAACAACGCATGTTGTCTTCAAATTCTTCATGGTCTTCGCCATAACCCTGCTGGCGTACCACAGCCAGTTCCTGCAGGTATTCGTCGATGCTGGTGAGGGTGTTGGCGGTACGCCGCTCGAAGCTCTCTTCGCGCAAATGTGCCAGCAACTCATCCTCTTTCAGCCAGGCCATCAGCACCTTTCCGATGCCGGTGCAGTACAGCGGCGCCCGACGGCCGATACGCGAATACATGCGCAGGTTGTATTTGGAGTCGATCTTGTGCACGTAGACGATGCTGCCTTCGTCGAGGATGCCCAGGTGCACGGTTTCCCCGGTCAGTTCGTTGATCCGGCGCATCCCCGGCTCGGCTTCGCGCACGATATCCAGATGGGGCAGGGCCTGGGCACCCAGTTCGAACAACCGCACGCTCAGGCGGTAGCGGTCTTCAGCATCCTGAACCACATAACCACGGGCCTTGAGCGACTGCAAAAAGCGATAGACCGTACTTTTTGACATATCCAGTTTTTGCGCGATTTCGGACACGCCACTCTCTTCCGGGTGCTCGGCCAGCGCTTCAAGCACGGCCATGGTGCGACCGACTGCAGAGACCAGTTCATTGTTCTGGGTGGTGCTGTTGTCCATGAAGGCTCCAACGCAAATGAAAAAAACAAGGATATACCGTAGGGAAACGAAACGCTGTTTCATTTTTCTTGACGGTGCGGGGATTTTGATTAAACTCGCCCTCAAGCAATGAAATGAAACGCCGTTCCGAAAATAATAATCAGCTCGATGCAAGGACACGACCCGTGCCTGTATCGACGCCAAGCGACCCATAAAAACAAGGCGCGAAGTGATGACGGTAACCCTCGGGCATTGCCCACAGGCCGATTTGCCCCACCCCCGACGAGTCGCTCTGGTGGGCGAGTGCATGATTGAGATGCGCGGTCTGCCAGGAGCGCTTTTCAGCCAGACCTTTGGCGGCGATACGCTCAATGCAGCGGTCTATCTGTCACGTCTGGGGGCTGGCAACGGTATTGTTGCCGACTATGTAACCGCCATCGGCGCAGACGCTTTCAGCGTTGCCATGCGCCAGCTCTGGCGTGATGAGGGTGTCGGCGATCAGCATGTGCGAGTGATCAAGGACGCGCTGCCCGGTTTGTATTTCATCCAGACCGATGACCAGGGTGAGCGCCGCTTTGCCTACTGGCGCGGAGAAGCCGCCGCCCGACGGGTTTTCGACGGACCAGAAGCCGATGACGTACTGCGCGCCCTGGCCGACTACGACTATGTGTACCTGAGCGGCATCAGCCTGGCGATCCTCACCGCCGGCGGCCGCGAGCGCCTGATGCAGGCCCTGGGCCAGGCGCGCCAGAGCGGCACGCGCATTGTCTTTGACAACAACTACCGCCCACACCTGTGGCCAGATGCGTCTTCTGCACGCAAGGCGTACAGCGACATGCTGCGCCTGACCGATCTGGCGCTGATCACCTGGGAAGACGATGCTGCGTTGTTCGGCTATGCCGATCCCGAAGCCCTGTTTGGCGCCTATGCCCGGTTTGGTGTGGGCGAAGTGGCTCTCAAGCGTGGTCCGGCTTCGTGCCTTATCCAGTGCCCGACCGGGCGTTTCGAGGTGCCCGCCGAACAGGTGCGGCAGATCGTCGATACCACGGCGGCAGGCGACTCTTTCAGTGCTGCGTACCTTGCCTGCCGCTTGCAAGGCGGTGAGCCGCAACAGGCTGCGCGCTGGGGGCACACGCTGGCCGCAGAAGTGGTGCAGCATCCCGGCGCGCTGATTCCCGCAGCGGCCATGCCAAGCCTGAACATGCCTGTATTTTCTTCTGTCGCCGAGGCCTGAACCGATGAAAATTGTTGAAGCACGCGTGATTGTCACCTGTCCGGGTCGCAACCTGATCACCCTGAAAATCGTCACTGACGAGGGGGTCTACGGCATTGGCGATGCGACTTTGAACGGCCGCGAAATGGCGGTTGTCGCCTACCTCGAAGAACACGTGCTGCCCGCGTTGATCGGGCGTGATGCGCGACGTATCGAAGACATCTGGCAGTACCTTTACCGCGGTGCCTACTGGCGCCGTGGCCCTGTGACCATGACCGCCATTGCTGCCGTTGACGTGGCACTGTGGGACATCAAGGCCAAGGCAGCCAATATGCCCCTGTACCAGCTGCTCGGCGGCAAAAGCCGCGAGCGGGTAATGGTGTACGGGCATGCCACGGGCAAGGACATCGAAGGCTGCCTGGCCGAAGTGGCCCGTCATGTGGAACTGGGCTACAAGGCGGTGCGTGTGCAATGCGGCATTCCGGGCATTGCCACCACCTATGGCGTGGCCAAGCGCAGTGGCGAACGCTATGAACCGGCCGACAGCGACCTGCCAGCAGAGCATGTCTGGGACACCGCCAAGTACCTCAATCATGTACCCAAGCTGTTTGCCGCCGTGCGCGAGCGCTTTGGCGATGACCTGCACATCCTGCATGACGTTCACCACCGCCTGACACCGATCGAAGCGGGGCGCCTGGGCAAGGCTGTGGAGCCTTTCAACCTGTTCTGGCTGGAAGACTGCACCCCGGCAGAAAACCAGGAGGCATTTCGACTTATCCGCCAGCACACCACAACCCCGCTGGCGGTGGGTGAAGTGTTCAACTCGATTCACGACTGCCGCGAGCTGATTCAGGAACAACTGATCGACTATATCCGCGCCACCCTGGTTCACGCGGGCGGTATTACCCATGTGCGGCGGATCGCCGACTTTGCCGCGTTGTACCAGGTGCGCACCGGCTTTCATGGCGCCACCGACCTGTCGCCGGTGACCATGGGCGCGGCGCTGCATTTCGATACCTGGGTGCCCAACTTCGGCATTCAGGAGCACATGCCCCACGACCCGCTGACTGATGACGTCTTCCCCCATGCCTATCGCTTTGAGGACGGCCATTTCACCCCGGGTGAAACCCCGGGCCATGGCGTCGACATCAACGAAGAACTGGCTGCCAGGTACCCCTACAAGCGCGCCAGCCTGCCGGTCAACCGCCTGGAAGATGGCACGCTCTGGCACTGGTAATACCGCTTAAAGCTGATTGCTCGACTGTTTAATAACTATAAAAAACGGGGCGTCATGTCCTGGCAGGAGTTACCCGATGAAAGCGTTTAAAGTAAGAGCTCCCTTTGAATTCGGCCTGGCCCAGGTCGATGTCCCGCAACTGTCTCGCAGTGAAGTCAGGGTCGACGTCGCTTATGCCGGAATCTGCGGTTCGGACCTGCACATCATTCACGGGCAAAACGCCTTTGTGCGCTTCCCTCGGATTACCGGCCATGAGTTTTCCGGAGTGGTCAGCGAAGTGGGTGCTGACGTTGCGCAGATCAAGGTCGGCGACCGTGTGTGCATCGACCCGGTGATCAGCTGCGGTACCTGCTACCCGTGCCGCATCAATCGGCCCAATGTGTGCACCCAACTGCAAGTGATCGGTGTGCACCGTGACGGTGGTTTCAGTGAGCAAGTCTGCGTGCCTGCGAGCAATGTTTATCGCCTGCCGGACACTATGTCGCTGAGCCATGCCGCGCTGGTGGAACCGTACTCCATTGCCCTTAACGTGCTGGATCGCATGCAGCCGCACCCCGGCGACAGCCTGCTGATCTACGGCGCCGGGGTGATCGGCCTGACCCTGGTGCAAATGGCCCGGGCATTGGGGCTGACCGACATTACCGTGACTGACGTGATTGACGAGCGCCTGCAAACCGCCCGCGCCCTGGGCGCCAGCCGCACCCTCAACGGCAAGGAAGTGGATGTAGAGGCGACGATGCGCGAGTTGACCCATGGCGAAGGCGTGCCACTGATTGTCGATGCTGCCTGCATCCCGGCGCTGATGCCGCAAATGGTGCGTATTGCCTCACCGGCCGGCCGTATCGGCCTGCTGGGTTTCAGCACCACGCCCACCGATCTGGTGCAGCTGGAAATGATCAAGAAAGAACTGACCCTGGTGGGATCGCGGCTCAACAACCGCAAGTTCGCGCGGGTGATTGAACTGATTGCCAGCGGCAAGTTGCAGGTTCAGGAAATGATCAGCCACCGCATCCAGTTCGATGAAATGCCCGAAGCGATTGCCCTGATCGAAAACCACCCCGAGCAGACCCGCAAGGTGCTGGTGCAACTCAACAGCGCCCTGTAGCCGTTGAGGCGCGCAGCCGCGCTGCGCTTCCGGCGGCTACAGATCAGGCGTTACGGCTTTCGGCGTCAAGGATTCAACCGATACACGTGCCCCCAGCGGGCACCCTCACCGAATACAAAAACAAGCGGGAGGTTCCAATGTTTGGTCAAGGTCGTACCTTAGTCATCATCATGCTGTTCCTGGCAGGCGTTATTAACTACCTGGATCGCTCGGCATTGTCTGTGGCCGCCCCCTTCATCCAGAAAGACTACGGTCTGACCACGGGTGAGATGGGCATGATTTTCAGCAGTTTTTTCGTCGGCTATGCGGCATTCAACTTTATCGGCGGCTGGGCCGCTGACCGCTACGGGGCGAAAACCACACTGCTGCTGGCCATGGTGCTGTGGTCGTTGTTCAGCGGTCTGACGGTATTGACCGTCGGCTTTATGTCGCTGGTGTTTATCCGCATCCTGTTCGGCATGGGTGAAGGCCCGTTGAGCGTGACCACCAGCAAGATGGTCAACAACTGGTACACCCCCAAGCAACGGGCGCGGGCGCTGGGTTCCTCCATGTCCGGCACCCCGTTGGGGGGGGCGATTTCCGGACCGGTAGTGGGCTTTATCGCCATCAGCTACGGCTGGAAGGTGTCGTTCATCATCATCATGCTGATTGGCCTGGTGTGGGCGGCGGTCTGGTACAAATTCGTCAAGGACAAGCCCACCGGCAAGGTTGCCGAAGAGATTGCGCAAGGCGAAGGCCAGAGCGAGATGGCGGCGCAGCCGGTGCACCCGCTGCGTTACTACCTCAAGCAGCCGACCGTGCTGTTCACCTCGCTGGCGTTCTTTTCGTACAACTACACACTGTTCTTCTTTCTGACCTGGTTCCCCAGCTACCTGACGATGGCCCACGGCCTCAACGTTAAAGAGATGAGTATCGCCACGGTCATTCCATGGTTGCTGGGCTTCCTCGGTTTGGCACTGGGCGGTTTCATTTCCGACTTCGTGTTCAAGAAAACCGGGCGGATGATGTTTTCACGCAAAGTGGTACTGGTGACCTGTCTGCTGGCCTGTGCCGTGTGCATCGGCCTTGCCGGGCTCGTCACCACCCTGTACCCGGCCGTGATTCTGGTGGCCCTGGCGGTGTTCTTTCTGTACCTCACCGGTGCCATTTACTGGGCAATCATCCAGGACACGGTACCTGCTGCCCGCGTCGGCGGAGTCAGTGGCTTCATGCATTTTCTGGCCAACACCTCGGGCATTATCGGTCCGACCCTGACCGGCTTCCTGGTGCAGTTCACTGGTTCGTTCACCAGCGCCTTCCTGTTGGCCGGTGTGCTGACCATCATCGGTGCAGTATGTGTAGCGCGCTATGTCAAACCACTGCCGGTGATCGATGAAGCCGTACCACCAGCAGGCAGCGTCTTGCCGGCTGCCGCCCTGAGCCATCCTTGAGGAGCCTGTCGATGCCTGTGATTCAACCAGTACCCGCAGTGGCCGCAGCAGCTGAAATCGGGATCGTGCATCTGGGCCTGGGGGCGTTTCATCGTGCTCACCAGGCGGTCTATCTGCAACGCCATCACAACCGTCACGGTGAGGGTCCGTGGGGCTTGTGCAGCGCCAACCTGCGTTCCAACCGGACCCTGGTAGAGCAGTTGTGCGAGCAGCAATGCCGTTACTCGGTGGCCGAGTATCGTGACCGCGAGCAGGTGACGTTGCGCGAGATCACGGTATTGCGTGAGGCCCTGTACGCCGGTGATGGCGGCGCGGAACTGGAGCAGCTGTTGCAGCGCATGGCCGATCCGCAGACGCGGATTGTGACCCTGACGGTTACCGAAAAAGGTTATTGCCTGAGCCCGGCCACTGGCCAGTTACGCCTGCAAGACCCGGGCGTTATCCACGACCTTGCCCACCCGCAAGCACCACGTACGGCACCGGGGATTGTGCTGGAGGCCCTGCGCCGCCGGTTCCAGGCGGGTATCCCGGCCTTTACCGTGCTGTGCTGCGACAACATGCCGGACAACGGCCAGCGCACCCGTCAGGCGGTCATGGGGTTGGCGGTTAAAGGCAGTGAGCTGGCGCTTTGGATCGGGCAGCACGTGGCATTCCCCGGTTGCATGGTCGACCGCATTGTTCCGGCCATGGATGCGCAAGCGTTCAGCGACCTGCAGCAGCTTGGCTGCCAGGACCCCGCGGCAGTGGTGTGTGAAAGCTTCAGCCAGTGGGTGATCGAGGATCACTTCCCCCAGGGGCGCCCGGACTGGGAGCTGGACGGCGTGCAGATGGTCGCGGATGTGCGGCCGTTCGAGACCATGAAGCTGCGCATGCTCAACGGCAGCCATTCGCTGCTGGCCTATATCGGTTTGCTGGCGGGCCACGAGACGGTATTCGAGGCCATCAGCGATCCTGATTTACTGTTGTTTATCCAGCGCTATATGGCCCAAGAGGCCGCACCGACGCTGGATATGCCGGCGCAGATCGACGTAACGAGTTATGGCCGTGACCTGTGCGCGCGGTTTGCCAATGACAGCCTGCAACACCGGTTGCGCCAGATCGCCATGGATGGTTCGCAAAAACTGCCGCAGCGCTGGCTCCAGGGTGCACAGGCACTGCTTGAAGCGGGGCGCGACGTTGACTGTATCGCGCTGGGGGTTGCAGCCTGGATTCACTACTGCACCCGGCCTTTGCCGGGCCGTGAAGCCCATGTGGTCGATGATCCGCTAAGCGCCACGTTTGCCGATCTGGCGGGCAGCCTTGACGGGGCACAGCGCGTCGATGCCTTTCTCGATCTGGAGCAGGTATTCCCGCTCGCGCTGTCGGCGCGGCCGGCCTTTCGCGATGCGGTGCAGCGCGCTTACAGCGCCATTGAGCAGGCCGGTATGGCGGCTCAGCTAAAAACTTTTGCAGCACATAACTAACAAGAAGGGAGATAGACATGGAACAGACTTGGCGCTGGTTTGGCCCCCAGGATCCGATTTCACTGGCAGATGTGCGCCAGACCGGAGCCACCGGGATTGTCACTGCCTTGCACGACATCCCCAATGGCCAGGTATGGCCGGTGGCAGCGATTGCGGCACGCAAGCAGATGATCGAAGACGCTGGCCTGACCTGGTCGGTGGTGGAAAGCATCCCGGTGCACGAAGACATCAAGCGTGGCTGTGGTCGCCGTGACGAGTACATCGCCAACTATCAGCAAAGCGTGCGCAATCTGGCGAGTTGCGGCATTGATATCGTCTGCTACAACTTTATGCCGGTGCTGGACTGGACCCGCACCGACCTGGCCTGGGAGATGGATGACGGTGGCTGGGCCCTGCGTTTTGACCAGACCGCCTTTGCCGCATTTGACCTGTTTATCCTCCAGCGCCCGGAGGCGCAGGCCGAGTACAGTGCCGAGGATATCGCGCAAGCCAGGGCCTACTTTGAAAAGCTGACCCCCGAGCAGAATACCAGCCTGGTCAACACGCTGATTGCCGGTCTGCCTGGCGCAGAAGAACACTACAGTCTGGAAGATTTCCGCGCCTTGCTGCGCACCTACGCCGAGATCGACGAGGCGAAGTTGCGTGAGCACCTGGGGCATTTCTTGCGTGAAGTGATTCCGGTCGCAGAGGAAGTGGGTGTGCGCATGGCCATCCACCCGGACGATCCGCCGCGGGCGTTGCTGGGCCTGCCGCGTATCCTGTCGACTGCCGCAGATGCGCAATGGTTGCTGGATGCCGCGCCAAGCCCGGCCAATGGCCTGACTTTTTGCACCGGGTCTTATGGCGTGCGTGAAGACAATGATCTGGTGGCGATGGCCAAACAGTTTGCGCCCTTCATCTACTTCACCCACCTGCGCTCGACCCGCCGCGAGGCCGATCCGCGCAGTTTCCACGAAGCCCATCACCTGGGAGGGGATGTGGACATGGTCGGGGTGATCGGTGCGCTGGTGACCGAGGACCTGCGTCGTGAACGTGAGGGCGGCCCGCGCTTGCCGCTACGCCCGGACCACGGTCACCAGTTGCTCGATGACCAGCACCGCAAGAGCAACCCGGGTTATTCGCTGATCGGTCGCCTCAAGGGCCTGGCCGAGATTCGCGGGGTGGAAATGGCGATGCGCCAGCAACTGGCGTGACACCGTTTGCCTTGCACAGCTGACCTGTAGCCACTGCCGCTGGCTGCGCGCCCCATCGCAGCCTGTGGCAGCGGCGACAGGGTTGAATCAATAGGCAAACACCTTGCGGTGCTTTTGCACAAAGTCTTCCCAGCGCACCGGCTGGCGCCCGGTGATCTGGCTGAAGTTGTCGAAGGTTTCTTCAACCCCGGGAATTTGCCCGGCGGCCATGCGCGTGAAGTTGTCCTGTACGCAGGTCATATAAGCCATTTCTGCACCTGCCGCGCGCATGTTCTGCACAAATACGTCCGGTGACTGTGCGTCATAACGAAATGGCTGGCCCAGCAGGCGGGTCATGATCGCGGCGATATCGCCATAGGACTGTACGTCGTAGCCCAGTCGATAGGTCTGACCTGCATGCTTTTGCGGGTGCAACAAAGCTTGTGCGGCCACCCGGGCCACATCTTCGCCGTCAACCCAGCTGAACCGCGTATCACCGGTGTACTGCTCGATCACTCCGTTGATGACTGCGCGGGTGCCATCGTAGCTGAGCAGGTTTTGCATAAAGCACTCGGGACGCAAATGGGTAAACGAGAAACCGGACCACTCGATATAACGTTCTACAAACTGGTGCCAGGCCCAGTGGCCGATGGTGGTGTCGTCCCGCCCGCAGGCACCCAGATGCACCAAATGCTGCACGCCGGATTTTTTCGCCTGGTCGATGAATGCCTTGCTCTGGCGCAGCATGTCCACGGTGTAGCCGGTGACCAGCAGGGCGCGGTCGATACCCTCCAGCGCCGGGGCCAGGGTGTGTTCCTGGTCGAAATCCATGATCACGGTGCGAATGCCCTGTGCAGTAAAAGGCTGGGCCTTGGCGTGGGAGCGCACGGCCGCGACCAGGGTAATGGTCTTGTCAGCCAGCAGGTTGCGCAGGGTGTCGCCGCCGATCTGGCCGGTGGCGCCGGTGATTAAAACGGTGGGTTTGTGCGAAGTCATAAATACGCCTGATGCTTGAGTAAGTTCGTGGTGTAAAAGCTTACTGGGGAACTGCTGGCGTATTTAGGATGCCTTTTATCTAATAAGATGAACTGAATTCACTAATGAGGGCCGTGCATGTTTGCTTCCGAGCGCCTGAAAGGTATCGATGTATTTGTCTGTGTCGCCGACTCGGGCAGCTTCAGGGCTGCTGCCGAGCGTTTGAACCTGACGGCCTCGGCGATCAGCAAGGGCATAGCCCGGCTGGAAGGCAGGCTTGGGGTGCGCTTGTTCCAGCGCACCACGCGGCGCTTGGCATTGACCGATGGCGGAGCGGCTTTTTACCGGACCTGTATCGGGGTTCTGGCCGAACTGGAGGAGGCCGAGTTGGCCATGCAGGCCGACAATGCCGAGCCGCAGGGCAGGATCCGCATTGACTTGCCGGCGGCCTTCGGGCGTTTGCAGGCGTTGCCGGTGATTTTGCAGTTTGTGCAAAAACACGCACTGCTGCTGCCGCATATTTCGTTCTCCGACCGCTTTATCGACCCGGTCGAAGAGGGCGTGGATATTGTCGTGCGGGTCGGTGGGCCGGATATCTGGCCAGCGGCGCTGGAGCATCGCTTTCTGGGGCGCGAGCGGCATGTGTTCTGTGCTGCGCCGGCTTATCTGAACATTCACGGCACGCCTGTGACCGACCGCGATCTGGAGCATCACCAGTGTGTGGCCTATGGGCGGGCCGACGGCACGGTCAGCCCTTGGAACTTCGCAGGCAGCCGCCCCGGAGAGATAGAGCGCCGGGTGATGCCCGCCAGGTACATCGTAGGAGATGGTGAAGGGCAAGTGATGACGGTGCTGGCGGGATGCGGCATCGCCCAACTGCCTACCTGGCTGATCAAGCAGCATCTGGCTGATGGTTCACTGGTGCAGGTGCTGCCGCATCTGGCGAGCGAGGGGCTGGCGATCAACCTGGTGTGGCCAAAAAGCCGCAAAGCCCTGCCCAAGGTCAGTGCTTTGCTTGATGCCCTGACCGTCGGGCTGATGCCGTTGGCGGATTAATTGGCGGGTTGCACTCGTCCTGTGGGAGCGGGCTTGCTCGCGATTGGATCACTGCGGTTTTACAGTGACAGCGCATCGTCTGCATCGCAGGCAAGCCAGCCCCCACATGTTTTTATGCCGCCTCACAACGGCAGCATCCGGTCCTGAATAACCCGCTTCATTACCAGCGTGGACGTCAGGCGTTGCACATTGGGTAGTGAGGTCAGGCGCTCATCGTAGAGCTGCTGGAAGGCCGGCAGGTCGGCGGCGACCACATGCAGCAGGTAGTCCGGGTCACCAAACAGCCTTTGTGCGTCGACGATCTGCGAGGTCTCGATCACTGCCG
Proteins encoded in this window:
- a CDS encoding SDR family oxidoreductase, which produces MTSHKPTVLITGATGQIGGDTLRNLLADKTITLVAAVRSHAKAQPFTAQGIRTVIMDFDQEHTLAPALEGIDRALLVTGYTVDMLRQSKAFIDQAKKSGVQHLVHLGACGRDDTTIGHWAWHQFVERYIEWSGFSFTHLRPECFMQNLLSYDGTRAVINGVIEQYTGDTRFSWVDGEDVARVAAQALLHPQKHAGQTYRLGYDVQSYGDIAAIMTRLLGQPFRYDAQSPDVFVQNMRAAGAEMAYMTCVQDNFTRMAAGQIPGVEETFDNFSQITGRQPVRWEDFVQKHRKVFAY
- the uxuA gene encoding mannonate dehydratase; its protein translation is MEQTWRWFGPQDPISLADVRQTGATGIVTALHDIPNGQVWPVAAIAARKQMIEDAGLTWSVVESIPVHEDIKRGCGRRDEYIANYQQSVRNLASCGIDIVCYNFMPVLDWTRTDLAWEMDDGGWALRFDQTAFAAFDLFILQRPEAQAEYSAEDIAQARAYFEKLTPEQNTSLVNTLIAGLPGAEEHYSLEDFRALLRTYAEIDEAKLREHLGHFLREVIPVAEEVGVRMAIHPDDPPRALLGLPRILSTAADAQWLLDAAPSPANGLTFCTGSYGVREDNDLVAMAKQFAPFIYFTHLRSTRREADPRSFHEAHHLGGDVDMVGVIGALVTEDLRREREGGPRLPLRPDHGHQLLDDQHRKSNPGYSLIGRLKGLAEIRGVEMAMRQQLA
- a CDS encoding Zn-dependent oxidoreductase, giving the protein MKAFKVRAPFEFGLAQVDVPQLSRSEVRVDVAYAGICGSDLHIIHGQNAFVRFPRITGHEFSGVVSEVGADVAQIKVGDRVCIDPVISCGTCYPCRINRPNVCTQLQVIGVHRDGGFSEQVCVPASNVYRLPDTMSLSHAALVEPYSIALNVLDRMQPHPGDSLLIYGAGVIGLTLVQMARALGLTDITVTDVIDERLQTARALGASRTLNGKEVDVEATMRELTHGEGVPLIVDAACIPALMPQMVRIASPAGRIGLLGFSTTPTDLVQLEMIKKELTLVGSRLNNRKFARVIELIASGKLQVQEMISHRIQFDEMPEAIALIENHPEQTRKVLVQLNSAL
- a CDS encoding LysR family transcriptional regulator; this translates as MFASERLKGIDVFVCVADSGSFRAAAERLNLTASAISKGIARLEGRLGVRLFQRTTRRLALTDGGAAFYRTCIGVLAELEEAELAMQADNAEPQGRIRIDLPAAFGRLQALPVILQFVQKHALLLPHISFSDRFIDPVEEGVDIVVRVGGPDIWPAALEHRFLGRERHVFCAAPAYLNIHGTPVTDRDLEHHQCVAYGRADGTVSPWNFAGSRPGEIERRVMPARYIVGDGEGQVMTVLAGCGIAQLPTWLIKQHLADGSLVQVLPHLASEGLAINLVWPKSRKALPKVSALLDALTVGLMPLAD
- a CDS encoding sugar kinase is translated as MTVTLGHCPQADLPHPRRVALVGECMIEMRGLPGALFSQTFGGDTLNAAVYLSRLGAGNGIVADYVTAIGADAFSVAMRQLWRDEGVGDQHVRVIKDALPGLYFIQTDDQGERRFAYWRGEAAARRVFDGPEADDVLRALADYDYVYLSGISLAILTAGGRERLMQALGQARQSGTRIVFDNNYRPHLWPDASSARKAYSDMLRLTDLALITWEDDAALFGYADPEALFGAYARFGVGEVALKRGPASCLIQCPTGRFEVPAEQVRQIVDTTAAGDSFSAAYLACRLQGGEPQQAARWGHTLAAEVVQHPGALIPAAAMPSLNMPVFSSVAEA
- a CDS encoding MFS transporter — encoded protein: MFGQGRTLVIIMLFLAGVINYLDRSALSVAAPFIQKDYGLTTGEMGMIFSSFFVGYAAFNFIGGWAADRYGAKTTLLLAMVLWSLFSGLTVLTVGFMSLVFIRILFGMGEGPLSVTTSKMVNNWYTPKQRARALGSSMSGTPLGGAISGPVVGFIAISYGWKVSFIIIMLIGLVWAAVWYKFVKDKPTGKVAEEIAQGEGQSEMAAQPVHPLRYYLKQPTVLFTSLAFFSYNYTLFFFLTWFPSYLTMAHGLNVKEMSIATVIPWLLGFLGLALGGFISDFVFKKTGRMMFSRKVVLVTCLLACAVCIGLAGLVTTLYPAVILVALAVFFLYLTGAIYWAIIQDTVPAARVGGVSGFMHFLANTSGIIGPTLTGFLVQFTGSFTSAFLLAGVLTIIGAVCVARYVKPLPVIDEAVPPAGSVLPAAALSHP
- the kdgR gene encoding DNA-binding transcriptional regulator KdgR, producing MDNSTTQNNELVSAVGRTMAVLEALAEHPEESGVSEIAQKLDMSKSTVYRFLQSLKARGYVVQDAEDRYRLSVRLFELGAQALPHLDIVREAEPGMRRINELTGETVHLGILDEGSIVYVHKIDSKYNLRMYSRIGRRAPLYCTGIGKVLMAWLKEDELLAHLREESFERRTANTLTSIDEYLQELAVVRQQGYGEDHEEFEDNMRCLSAPIRDRFGHVIGGMSVSFPCFRFREELKQDYVKQLMEASQQVSSQLGWHPQG
- a CDS encoding mannitol dehydrogenase family protein produces the protein MPVIQPVPAVAAAAEIGIVHLGLGAFHRAHQAVYLQRHHNRHGEGPWGLCSANLRSNRTLVEQLCEQQCRYSVAEYRDREQVTLREITVLREALYAGDGGAELEQLLQRMADPQTRIVTLTVTEKGYCLSPATGQLRLQDPGVIHDLAHPQAPRTAPGIVLEALRRRFQAGIPAFTVLCCDNMPDNGQRTRQAVMGLAVKGSELALWIGQHVAFPGCMVDRIVPAMDAQAFSDLQQLGCQDPAAVVCESFSQWVIEDHFPQGRPDWELDGVQMVADVRPFETMKLRMLNGSHSLLAYIGLLAGHETVFEAISDPDLLLFIQRYMAQEAAPTLDMPAQIDVTSYGRDLCARFANDSLQHRLRQIAMDGSQKLPQRWLQGAQALLEAGRDVDCIALGVAAWIHYCTRPLPGREAHVVDDPLSATFADLAGSLDGAQRVDAFLDLEQVFPLALSARPAFRDAVQRAYSAIEQAGMAAQLKTFAAHN
- the manD gene encoding D-mannonate dehydratase ManD, with the translated sequence MKIVEARVIVTCPGRNLITLKIVTDEGVYGIGDATLNGREMAVVAYLEEHVLPALIGRDARRIEDIWQYLYRGAYWRRGPVTMTAIAAVDVALWDIKAKAANMPLYQLLGGKSRERVMVYGHATGKDIEGCLAEVARHVELGYKAVRVQCGIPGIATTYGVAKRSGERYEPADSDLPAEHVWDTAKYLNHVPKLFAAVRERFGDDLHILHDVHHRLTPIEAGRLGKAVEPFNLFWLEDCTPAENQEAFRLIRQHTTTPLAVGEVFNSIHDCRELIQEQLIDYIRATLVHAGGITHVRRIADFAALYQVRTGFHGATDLSPVTMGAALHFDTWVPNFGIQEHMPHDPLTDDVFPHAYRFEDGHFTPGETPGHGVDINEELAARYPYKRASLPVNRLEDGTLWHW